In a genomic window of Taeniopygia guttata chromosome 13, bTaeGut7.mat, whole genome shotgun sequence:
- the LOC100225858 gene encoding protocadherin gamma-C5 isoform X11, whose amino-acid sequence MLAGQSLPWQLPLLLAALSCLPAPSCAQLHYSVPEDREPGFSVGDLAKDLGVEVRSLAARNLRLVSEGGQRHFQVDLAAGVLLLDSRLDREALCGQSPTCSLHLQLVMENPLQLHRVEVDVLDVNDNAPQFPKPEVVLEITEVANPGTRLPLEVAEDPDMGSNSISTYELSPSKHFALSINVRGDGVKMPEIVLEKALDREKVPVHHLTLTALDGGNPVKSGTARVTIHVLDANDNPPVCDPPISKVLLEENVPVGTLVTKLNVTDLDEGPNGDVEYSFKTSNNAPGKFTKLFSLDARTGEIRTKAPLDYEESSAYEIAVRARDKGFPAMEGHCHLRVELIDINDNSPEIVLTSVSSPVQEDAAPGTVIALIGVKDSDSGDNGQVRLQIAKELPFKLVSSFKEHFSLVTSGPLDREKASGYNITVRAVDSGSPPRATQKTFYLRIADVNDNAPNFSSPFDTAHVQENSLPGTSVFSVSASDPDEGSNAKLSYSILDSGMQDAPISTYFRIDQDNGTIYTVRALDYEQDKVFQVPVEVKDAGSPALSSTAVVHVFVLDENDNAPNIVYPSVPKGSAFHQAIPALAEPGYLVTKIVAVDADSGHNAWLSYQLQESAEALPFQVERRSGEIRVAQALRESEDSHRLVVEVRDNGTPSLSASVVIVISPEENGMQDFSKSLDLPQPSSEDTNLTLYLIISLVSISLVSCVMFGLVAARCLKAGSAGWTFVGCCRGTGRKPASHFRGQMKPDGFIKYLDVGGAGLTSQAQNYTSCFSPMSEQSDFLFVKPFSHSSTAETVAAYEQVTSTLASPCDGQAQPNTDWRFSQTQRPGTSGSQNGEEAGAWPNNQFDTEMLQAMILASANEAADGNSTLGGGNGTMGLSARYGPQFTLQHVPDYRQNVYIPGSNATLTNAGKRDAKNAAPAAGNKKKSGKKEKK is encoded by the exons ATGCTCGCGGGACAGAGTTTGCCATGGCAGCTCCCGCTGCTGCTCGCAGCCCTCTCCTGCCTGCCGGCTCCCAGCTGCGCTCAGCTCCACTACTCCGTGCCCGAGGATCGCGAGCCGGGCTTCTCTGTGGGCGACCTGGCCAAGGACTTAGGGGTGGAGGTGCGGAGCCTGGCCGCCCGCAACCTGCGCCTGGTGAGCGAGGGTGGGCAGCGGCACTTCCAGGTGGACTTGGCGGCAGGTGTGCTGCTcctggacagcaggctggaccGGGAGGCACTGTGTGGGCAGAGCCCCACGTGCTCTCTGCACCTCCAACTCGTCATGGAGAATCCCCTCCAGCTCCACCGTGTTGAGGTGGATGTCCTCGACGTGAACGACAACGCGCCCCAGTTCCCCAAGCCAGAGGTGGTGTTGGAGATCACTGAGGTAGCCAACCCTGGCACTCGGCTGCCCTTGGAGGTAGCGGAAGACCCGGATATGGGCTCCAACTCCATCTCCACCTACGAACTCAGCCCCAGCAAGCATTTTGCCCTGAGCATCAACGTGAGAGGAGATGGTGTTAAAATGCCCGAGATTGTACTTGAAAAAGCACTGGATAGAGAGAAAGTGCCTGTTCATCATCTAACACTGACAGCGCTGGATGGAGGGAATCCTGTGAAatctggcactgccagggttACCATCCATGTTTTGGATGCAAATGACAACCCTCCTGTCTGTGACCCACCCATATCCAAGGTGCTTCTGGAGGAGAATGTGCCAGTGGGCACTCTGGTCACCAAGCTGAATGTCACCGACCTGGATGAAGGTCCCAACGGGGACGTGGAATATTCTTTCAAAACCAGCAATAATGCACCCGGTAAATTCACCAAACTGTTCTCCTTAGATGCCCGTACAGGGGAGATCAGAACCAAAGCCCCGCTGGATTATGAGGAATCCAGTGCTTACGAGATTGCGGTTCGAGCCAGGGACAAGGGATTCCCAGCCATGGAAGGCCACTGTCACCTGCGAGTGGAATTAATTGATATCAACGATAACAGCCCTGAGATCGTGCTGACCTCTGTCTCCAGCCCAGTGCAGGAGGATGCCGCCCCAGGCACTGTGATCGCCCTCATTGGTGTGAAGGACAGCGATTCCGGTGACAACGGGCAGGTCCGTCTGCAGATAGCAAAAGAGCTCCCATTTAAACTAGTGTCATCTTTTAAAGAGCATTTCTCGCTGGTCACCAGTGGTCCCCTTGATCGGGAGAAGGCCAGTGGATACAATATCACGGTGAGGGCTGTGGATTCAGGGTCCCCCCCGAGGGCCACACAAAAAACCTTTTATCTCCGCATTGCTGACGTGAACGATAACGCACCGAATTTCTCCAGCCCTTTTGATACAGCTCACGTTCAGGAAAACTCCCTCCCTGGAACTTCTGTCTTTTCAGTGTCAGCATCAGACCCTGATGAGGGTAGCAATGCCAAGCTGTCTTACTCCATCCTGGACAGCGGGATGCAGGATGCACCTATCTCAACCTACTTCCGAATAGATCAGGACAATGGCACCATCTACACTGTGCGAGCTCTGGATTACGAGCAGGACAAGGTATTCCAGGTGCCTGTGGAGGTGAAGGATGCTGGGtctcctgctctgagcagcactgctgtggtcCATGTGTTTGTCCTGGACGAGAATGACAATGCTCCCAACATTGTCTACCCGTCTGTCCCCAAGGGCTCTGCCTTCCACCAAGCCATCCcggccctggcagagcctggctaTTTGGTAACTAAAATTGTAGCAGTTGATGCTGACAGTGGCCATAATGCCTGGCTGTCCTACCAGCTGCAGGAGTCTGCTGAGGCTTTGCCTTTCCAAGTGGAACGCCGCTCTGGAGAGATAAGGGTTGCACAGGCTCTCAGGGAGTCAGAAGATTCCCACAGGCTGGTGGTCGAAGTGAGGGACAATGGCACGCCGTCCCTCTCGGCCTCTGTGGTAATAGTCATTTCTCCGGAGGAAAACGGCATGCAGGACTTCTCCAAATCCTTGGACCTCCCCCAGCCTTCTTCCGAGGATACCAACCTAACTCTTTACCTCATCATCTCCTTGGTGTCCATCTCCCTCGTGTCCTGTGTGATGTTTGGGCTGGTGGCTGCCCGGTGTCTCaaagctggcagtgctggctggaCCTTTGTGGGTTGCTGCCGAGGGACTGGCCGCAAGCCCGCCTCCCATTTCCGAGGGCAGATGAAGCCAGATGGCTTCATCAAGTACCTGGACGTGGGAGGAGCGGGCTTGACCTCCCAGGCACAGAATTACACCTCTTGTTTCTCGCCCATGTCCGAGCAGAGCGATTTCCTCTTTGTAAAGCCCTTCAGCCATTCTAGCACTGCGGAGACCGTGGCTGCCTATGAGCAGGTGACCAGCACCTTAGCGAGTCCCTGCGATGGG caAGCTCAGCCTAACACAGATTGGCGCTTCTCTCAGACCCAGAGACCTGGAACAAGTGG ctcccagaaTGGAGAGGAAGCTGGAGCCTGGCCCAACAACCAGTTTGACACGGAGATGCTCCAAGCCATGATCCTGGCTTCAGCCAATG AAGCTGCTGATGGAAACTCGACCCTGGGCGGCGGCAATGGCACGATGGGGCTGAGTGCCCGCTACGGCCCGCAGTTCACCCTGCAGCACGTCCCCGACTACCGGCAGAACGTCTACATCCCTGGCAGCAACGCCACCCTCACCAACGCCGGCAAGCGCGATGCCAAGAACGCCGCCCCCGCCGCAGGCAACAAAAAGAAATCcgggaagaaggagaagaagtag
- the LOC100225858 gene encoding protocadherin gamma-C4 isoform X15, translating into MLAGQSLPWQLPLLLAALSCLPAPSCAQLHYSVPEDREPGFSVGDLAKDLGVEVRSLAARNLRLVSEGGQRHFQVDLAAGVLLLDSRLDREALCGQSPTCSLHLQLVMENPLQLHRVEVDVLDVNDNAPQFPKPEVVLEITEVANPGTRLPLEVAEDPDMGSNSISTYELSPSKHFALSINVRGDGVKMPEIVLEKALDREKVPVHHLTLTALDGGNPVKSGTARVTIHVLDANDNPPVCDPPISKVLLEENVPVGTLVTKLNVTDLDEGPNGDVEYSFKTSNNAPGKFTKLFSLDARTGEIRTKAPLDYEESSAYEIAVRARDKGFPAMEGHCHLRVELIDINDNSPEIVLTSVSSPVQEDAAPGTVIALIGVKDSDSGDNGQVRLQIAKELPFKLVSSFKEHFSLVTSGPLDREKASGYNITVRAVDSGSPPRATQKTFYLRIADVNDNAPNFSSPFDTAHVQENSLPGTSVFSVSASDPDEGSNAKLSYSILDSGMQDAPISTYFRIDQDNGTIYTVRALDYEQDKQAQPNTDWRFSQTQRPGTSGSQNGEEAGAWPNNQFDTEMLQAMILASANEAADGNSTLGGGNGTMGLSARYGPQFTLQHVPDYRQNVYIPGSNATLTNAGKRDAKNAAPAAGNKKKSGKKEKK; encoded by the exons ATGCTCGCGGGACAGAGTTTGCCATGGCAGCTCCCGCTGCTGCTCGCAGCCCTCTCCTGCCTGCCGGCTCCCAGCTGCGCTCAGCTCCACTACTCCGTGCCCGAGGATCGCGAGCCGGGCTTCTCTGTGGGCGACCTGGCCAAGGACTTAGGGGTGGAGGTGCGGAGCCTGGCCGCCCGCAACCTGCGCCTGGTGAGCGAGGGTGGGCAGCGGCACTTCCAGGTGGACTTGGCGGCAGGTGTGCTGCTcctggacagcaggctggaccGGGAGGCACTGTGTGGGCAGAGCCCCACGTGCTCTCTGCACCTCCAACTCGTCATGGAGAATCCCCTCCAGCTCCACCGTGTTGAGGTGGATGTCCTCGACGTGAACGACAACGCGCCCCAGTTCCCCAAGCCAGAGGTGGTGTTGGAGATCACTGAGGTAGCCAACCCTGGCACTCGGCTGCCCTTGGAGGTAGCGGAAGACCCGGATATGGGCTCCAACTCCATCTCCACCTACGAACTCAGCCCCAGCAAGCATTTTGCCCTGAGCATCAACGTGAGAGGAGATGGTGTTAAAATGCCCGAGATTGTACTTGAAAAAGCACTGGATAGAGAGAAAGTGCCTGTTCATCATCTAACACTGACAGCGCTGGATGGAGGGAATCCTGTGAAatctggcactgccagggttACCATCCATGTTTTGGATGCAAATGACAACCCTCCTGTCTGTGACCCACCCATATCCAAGGTGCTTCTGGAGGAGAATGTGCCAGTGGGCACTCTGGTCACCAAGCTGAATGTCACCGACCTGGATGAAGGTCCCAACGGGGACGTGGAATATTCTTTCAAAACCAGCAATAATGCACCCGGTAAATTCACCAAACTGTTCTCCTTAGATGCCCGTACAGGGGAGATCAGAACCAAAGCCCCGCTGGATTATGAGGAATCCAGTGCTTACGAGATTGCGGTTCGAGCCAGGGACAAGGGATTCCCAGCCATGGAAGGCCACTGTCACCTGCGAGTGGAATTAATTGATATCAACGATAACAGCCCTGAGATCGTGCTGACCTCTGTCTCCAGCCCAGTGCAGGAGGATGCCGCCCCAGGCACTGTGATCGCCCTCATTGGTGTGAAGGACAGCGATTCCGGTGACAACGGGCAGGTCCGTCTGCAGATAGCAAAAGAGCTCCCATTTAAACTAGTGTCATCTTTTAAAGAGCATTTCTCGCTGGTCACCAGTGGTCCCCTTGATCGGGAGAAGGCCAGTGGATACAATATCACGGTGAGGGCTGTGGATTCAGGGTCCCCCCCGAGGGCCACACAAAAAACCTTTTATCTCCGCATTGCTGACGTGAACGATAACGCACCGAATTTCTCCAGCCCTTTTGATACAGCTCACGTTCAGGAAAACTCCCTCCCTGGAACTTCTGTCTTTTCAGTGTCAGCATCAGACCCTGATGAGGGTAGCAATGCCAAGCTGTCTTACTCCATCCTGGACAGCGGGATGCAGGATGCACCTATCTCAACCTACTTCCGAATAGATCAGGACAATGGCACCATCTACACTGTGCGAGCTCTGGATTACGAGCAGGACAAG caAGCTCAGCCTAACACAGATTGGCGCTTCTCTCAGACCCAGAGACCTGGAACAAGTGG ctcccagaaTGGAGAGGAAGCTGGAGCCTGGCCCAACAACCAGTTTGACACGGAGATGCTCCAAGCCATGATCCTGGCTTCAGCCAATG AAGCTGCTGATGGAAACTCGACCCTGGGCGGCGGCAATGGCACGATGGGGCTGAGTGCCCGCTACGGCCCGCAGTTCACCCTGCAGCACGTCCCCGACTACCGGCAGAACGTCTACATCCCTGGCAGCAACGCCACCCTCACCAACGCCGGCAAGCGCGATGCCAAGAACGCCGCCCCCGCCGCAGGCAACAAAAAGAAATCcgggaagaaggagaagaagtag